The DNA window CTCTTCCACTTCATTAGGCAGATTACCTGCAATGGTTTCCATCACGTCGCTGAGCGTAACAATCCCTTCAACGGAACCAAACTCGTCAACAACAAAGGCAAAGTGGGTCCTGGCATTACGGAACTGTTCCAGAGCAGAAAGCAGCGGCAGCGCCTCCGGAAATACCAGCGGCTGGCGGATAAGAACGTGTAAATCGAGAGGCTCGTTACGCAGCGACTGTTGCAGTAGGTCGATAACGTGCACGACGCCGAGCATATCGTCGTCGTCATTGCCACCGGTGACCACCACGCGCGTATGCTGATTTTTATCGAGTAATGCACGAATCTCATCTTCCGGCGCACTCAGATCGATATGTTCAATATCATGACGTGAGGTCATGATGCTGCTGACTGTGCGTTGGTTAAGATTAAGTACCCGCTCAATCATTCTTCGTTCCTGGGGATTAAAGAGCGGATTGTCATCATGGTCAGCGATGAGCGATGAACCATCACTATCGAGTTCGGCTTTTTCTTTGTGGCCACTTAACAGGCTCATGACCGCCTCAGTTGTTCTCTGACGCAGGGTCAGATTGGCCGAAAGAAAACGGTGACGGTTGAACATCGCCAGCTGGTTAAAGGATTCAATCATTATCGAGAAGCCGATAGCGGCATACAAATAGCCTTTCGGGATCGGGAAACCGAAACCTTCGGCTATCAGGCTAAAGCCAATCATGAGCAAGAAGCTCAGGCAGAGAATAACGATCGTCGGGTGGCTGTTAACAAAGCGGGTTAAAGCTTTACTGGCCATTAGCATCAGACTAATGGCAATAACTACCGCTGCCATCATGACGGCTAAATGATCAACCATTCCGACCGCCGTAACGACGGAGTCGAGGGAAAAGATGGCATCAAGTACCACAATTTGCGCCACCACCCCCCAGAATTTTGCCCCTTTGCGCTGACTGGGATTATCGCTATCTTTCCCTTCCAGCCGTTCATTTAGCTCGATAGTGGCTTTAAAGAGCAGAAATAATCCCCCGAATAGCATGATCAGATCGCGGGCGCTAAAGCTCAGATCGTGCCAGATAATCAGTGGTTTAGTCAGGGTGACCAGCCAGGAGATAGAAGCCAGCAATAGCAAGCGCATCAGCATCGCCAGCAGCAGGCCCGTTACCCGCGCGCGGTCTCTTTGCGCAGGGGGAAGTTTTTCCGCGAGAATTGCGATAAAGACCAGATTATCAATACCGAGAACCAGCTCAATAACCACAAGAGTTATGAGTCCGGCCCAGATCGAGGGGTCGGCAATCCATTCCATAATCAGTTAAAACCTTTACAACCTAAGAGTGCCATGTACCGATCATGGATAAGCCATAGATAAAATGCAATATTTTCAGCCGTAATTTGCCTGATGGTCAAAATTCAGGTCCTTGTCATACCAGAAAACAAAATAGCCAGTTGTCAACGATGTAACCTATTAAGTTCCTGCGTCCAGGATTTTACTTATTCATGGTTGTGCTAATTTTCATCAATGTCGGAGGGCCGTCTGATTTCCGATCAAATTCATGGGCTGAAAATAGTTCAACAGCTCCTGAGGGATAGCCAGCCGCTGATGCAGCGTCCGCGTAGTAACAAAACCCCATCAATAGATTTGATGTATATAACTTCATTTTTCTATAATTTGAATTTTTATACTACTTAATATCGTGGCTTGCCGGAGAAAAATTTTTGCTAGACGATATTATCAGCGTTATATGGAGATAAATGGTAAGGAAATTAGATGAGAAGGGCATTAGCAGAGATGACTGGATAAGTCTGAGGTCTGGCTGAAAGTAGACCATGAAAGAGATGTTGCTGAAATTTAGTCGCTTTTATACCTGAAAATAATTTTATTATCACTATAAGCGATTATTTTGGCTGATTTTCTATTTTTTTCTGGTCACTTGCTCTGTATCAACTCAAGCTGAAAGATAACAGAGTATCAAAAGGGTGTTGATGGCGAAAAGAAGAATGTCACTGCTCTCTCTTACAAATTAAAACAGATAGATAGCTATGATAAGTCATTGTAAATATTAGTAAGTTCGTGTTAATAATCAGACTTAAGAATTTTCTTAAGTCTGTCTGTTGGTCTACACGCTTTACGTGTATTCTTAAACTATTCTTGTAATTTCGGAATTTGACGGACAGTAGAACAGACTGCAACCGTGTATCATCATGGATAATTGCCAGTGATACATACAATCTGACAGGAATCGAGAGATTTATAACCATACGGGTGGAAATGATAATGGTGAGTTTGAAAGCAGTTATACCGGTAGCTGGACTAGGGATGCATATGTTACCCGCCACCAAGGCCATTCCGAAAGAGATGTTGCCGATCGTCGACAAGCCAATGGTGCAGTACATTGTTGACGAAATCGTAGCTGCTGGTATCAAGGAAATTGTGCTGGTCACCCATTCATCTAAGAATGCTGTTGAAAACCATTTTGACACCTCCTACGAGCTGGAAGCTTTGCTAGAGCAACGTGTGAAGCGTCAGCTGCTGGCAGAAGTGCAGGCTATTTGTCCACCGGGCGTAACCATTATGAACGTGCGTCAGGGTCAGCAGCTTGGATTAGGGCACTCTATCCTTTGTGCGCGTCCGTTAATTGGCGATAACCCATTTGTGGTTGTATTGCCGGATATCATTCTTGACGACGCTAGTGCCGATCCGCTGCGCTATAACCTTGCTGCTATGGTCGCTCGCTTTAAGGAAACTGGCCGCAGTCAGGTTCTGGCAAAACGTATGGCAGGCGATCTCGCTGAGTACTCTGTTATCCAGACCAAAGATGCGCTGGAATCAGCAGGACAGGTTGCGCGTATCGTTGAGTTCATCGAAAAACCTGATGAACCGCAAACGCTGGATTCTGATCTGATGGCGGTAGGCCGCTATGTACTTTCTGCTGAGGTGTGGTCTGAACTGGAACGTACCGAGCCAGGTGCCTGGGGTCGTATTCAGTTAACCGATGCCATCGCTGAACTGGCGAAGAAACAATCTGTTGATGCCATGCTGATGACTGGCGAAAGCTACGATTGCGGTAAAAAAATGGGTTATATGCAGGCTTTTGTAAACTACGGGCTGCGTAACCATAAAGAAGGCGCTAAATTCCGCGAGAGCATTAAAAAGCTGTTAGCGTAATTCGTTAACATAGGTTTTTAGGTATATGAAAGTGAACGATCTGCGGCAATATTAAAGACAAGCATCAGAGACTGCAGTCGTTCACTGACTGAGAGTATGGCTGGCTTTGAGCCTGATTGACGTTAAAATACAATGAATTAGGCTGTGCTCTGTTATGTTGTATCATTTGCGGACGCAAATTAGGTTCGGAGACTTCTGGTAGTCAGACAGGATGTATCATGATGCAATGAGTAGGTGAGTGAAATTTAATCTTAGCTAATAATTACTTACTAAGATTTTTCTTAATGAGATGGTCGTTAATAAGATCACAATATAAAAATAAAACTTGACTGAGATCATGTTTGCGCATTAAACAACGGTTATACATGCATAAAAATGTGAAGTTACGAAATGTGCATGTCCACAAAGATATCGTGGGAATGGCGTTCCAGACAGGAGAGATCGTTAAAGGATGAAAGGTAAATGAACTGGCAGGTTGTCACATTTTTTGGCGATAGTACTGTGCTGTTACCCAGTGCGGCCGTGTTGTTTATCGTCCTTTTGCTGCGAAAAGACTCAAAGCAGGTTGCCTGGAATTGGGTGCTGCTGTTCGGTATCACTGGCGTGATTGTGTGCGCATCAAAACTGGCATTTATGGGGTGGGGGATAGGCATTCGCGAGCTGGATTTCACAGGCTTTAGCGGACACACTGCATTATCCACCGCTTTTTGGCCAATTCTCTTATGGCTGCTGTGCGCACGTGCAGCACCAGTGATTCGTCGTATTTCTGTTCTGTTAGGCTATGCATTGGCCGGGCTAGTAGGTTACTCGCGATTGGTGATTCACGCGCATTCAACTTCGGAAGTCATTGCCGGTTTACTGCTGGGGGCCGCGGGAAGTGCTCTGTTCTTATTGATGCAGTCGCGTGGTGAAAGCGCTCATGTAGCACAACTCTCATGGGGAGGGTTGGCGAGCGTTGTTATCATCCCGCTGATGCTATTAAATACCGGCGCTAAAGCGCCAACTCAGTCTCTGCTGGGCGAGATAGCGGTGAAGCTGGGACCACTGGAAAAACCGTTTACCAGAGCCGATCTACATAAGCGTTTTTACTGAATGTACTGATGGTGAGGATCATATTTGGGAAAAGCTGGCACCTAGCATGTTCACATATTACGCAATATGGAAGATCCGAGCGAAAATGTACGAGCTTGTCGATATTTCATATTCATGAAATAAATAAGTGATAGCGCATTGTGTACGGTATTTGTCACAATGATAAACTGCCAGGATGTATCCTAAATAGTATTTTTAACTTAACATCGAATTTATTAATGATAACAACAATCTGGCATAACTCTTTTAACTATTAATTTTTGTAGTTGACTAGCTATAATTAATTTGAAAGTAAATCAGCATGGTTAGTGTGGTGAAAAGTCAGAAAAATCATGCTGTTGAGATTGGATCTACAGCATGTGTCTATCGTACTTATAATCGCTCGTTGATAAATAATAATGTTATTGCACGGCTT is part of the Klebsiella huaxiensis genome and encodes:
- a CDS encoding TerC family protein; its protein translation is MEWIADPSIWAGLITLVVIELVLGIDNLVFIAILAEKLPPAQRDRARVTGLLLAMLMRLLLLASISWLVTLTKPLIIWHDLSFSARDLIMLFGGLFLLFKATIELNERLEGKDSDNPSQRKGAKFWGVVAQIVVLDAIFSLDSVVTAVGMVDHLAVMMAAVVIAISLMLMASKALTRFVNSHPTIVILCLSFLLMIGFSLIAEGFGFPIPKGYLYAAIGFSIMIESFNQLAMFNRHRFLSANLTLRQRTTEAVMSLLSGHKEKAELDSDGSSLIADHDDNPLFNPQERRMIERVLNLNQRTVSSIMTSRHDIEHIDLSAPEDEIRALLDKNQHTRVVVTGGNDDDDMLGVVHVIDLLQQSLRNEPLDLHVLIRQPLVFPEALPLLSALEQFRNARTHFAFVVDEFGSVEGIVTLSDVMETIAGNLPNEVEETDARHDIHKNGDGSWTVNGHMPLEDLVQYLPLPLDEKREYHTVAGLLMEYLQHVPQEGEEVAIGGYILRTLQVESHRVQKVQIVPPAPEEDELDYEV
- the galF gene encoding UTP--glucose-1-phosphate uridylyltransferase GalF; the protein is MIMVSLKAVIPVAGLGMHMLPATKAIPKEMLPIVDKPMVQYIVDEIVAAGIKEIVLVTHSSKNAVENHFDTSYELEALLEQRVKRQLLAEVQAICPPGVTIMNVRQGQQLGLGHSILCARPLIGDNPFVVVLPDIILDDASADPLRYNLAAMVARFKETGRSQVLAKRMAGDLAEYSVIQTKDALESAGQVARIVEFIEKPDEPQTLDSDLMAVGRYVLSAEVWSELERTEPGAWGRIQLTDAIAELAKKQSVDAMLMTGESYDCGKKMGYMQAFVNYGLRNHKEGAKFRESIKKLLA
- a CDS encoding phosphatase PAP2 family protein; its protein translation is MNWQVVTFFGDSTVLLPSAAVLFIVLLLRKDSKQVAWNWVLLFGITGVIVCASKLAFMGWGIGIRELDFTGFSGHTALSTAFWPILLWLLCARAAPVIRRISVLLGYALAGLVGYSRLVIHAHSTSEVIAGLLLGAAGSALFLLMQSRGESAHVAQLSWGGLASVVIIPLMLLNTGAKAPTQSLLGEIAVKLGPLEKPFTRADLHKRFY